Proteins from a genomic interval of Papaver somniferum cultivar HN1 chromosome 4, ASM357369v1, whole genome shotgun sequence:
- the LOC113276584 gene encoding probable adenylate kinase 7, mitochondrial, producing the protein MAGICRISSRFMRKLGQDQLQRRSFGAAALEIDYYSEEEEEFYKDRNELLLAAESKDFKSEKGVQWVFIGNPSVKKHLYAEKLSKLLDVPHISMGTLVRQDLHPHSSLYKQVANALNERKLVPEDIVFGLLSKRLEEGYHRGESGFILDGIPRNRIQAEILDQIADIDLVVNFKCMDECVLKKHMGHGLCSHCQEAIGTKSSISSSLNFQRQQHIQLSSTKDGVVRKQKLQSYSEQIKPLEEYYRMQKKILDFQVASGVGETWQGLVAALHLQHVNAVHSSQKLTA; encoded by the exons ATGGCAGGAATTTGTCGTATATCAAGCAGATTTATGCGAAAATTAGGTCAAGATCAATTACAAAGACGATCATTCGGAGCAGCAGCACTTGAGATAGATTATTAttctgaggaggaagaagaattttacaaagATCGGAATGAATTGTTATTAGCAGCAGAATCAAAGGATTTTAAATCTGAAAAAGGTGTACAATGGGTGTTTATTGGAAATCCAAGTGTTAAAAAACATTTGTATGCTGAAAAACTATCAAAGCTTCTTGATGTTCCTCATATCTCTATGGGTACTCTTGTTCGTCAAGACCTTCATCCTCATTCTTCTCTTTACAAACAG GTTGCCAATGCCCTAAATGAACGGAAGCTGGTACCTGAGGATatagtatttggtttgttatcAAAGAGACTAGAAGAAGGATATCATAGAGGCGAATCTGGTTTCATTCTCGATGGAATTCCTCGTAACAGAATTCAAGCA GAGATTCTTGATCAGATTGCGGATATTGATTTAGTTGTCAACTTTAAATGCATGGATGAGTGTGTGTTAAAAAAACATATGGGACATGGTTTATGTTCTCATTGTCAGGAAGCTATTGGCACAAAAAGTTCAATATCCTCGAGTCTTAATTTTCAAAGACAACAACATATTCAATTGAGTTCTACCAAAGATGGTGTTGTTCGGAAGCAGAAACTACAGTCATACTCAGAGCAG ATAAAGCCATTGGAAGAATACTATAGAATGCAGAAGAAGATTCTTGATTTCCAAGTAGCCAGTGGAGTTGGAGAGACTTGGCAAGGGCTCGTGGCCGCGTTACATTTGCAGCATGTTAATGCAGTTCATTCTTCACAGAAATTGACAGCATAA